From Phalacrocorax carbo chromosome 8, bPhaCar2.1, whole genome shotgun sequence, a single genomic window includes:
- the C8H19orf12 gene encoding protein C19orf12 homolog produces MPISVNDVMQLFCHLAQQKGMKAAVKHSARGALVAGATAFVGGLMGGPPGIAVGGALGGLFGAWMTGGQFKPVPQILLELPPAEQKKLYDEAVCIIRRLDWTDIAQLTSLVMGSASLQQQLTAVLINYLSKELSAEIQYGE; encoded by the exons ATGCCCATCAGTGTTAATGATGTGATGCAACTGTTCTGCCATCTCGCTCAGCAGAAGGGGATGAAAGCTGCTGTCAAACACTCTGCTCGAGGAGCACTGGTGGCAGGTGCAACAGCATTTGTTGGGGGTCTGATGGGGGGTCCACCTGGAATCGCTGTAG GAGGAGCTCTTGGTGGATTATTTGGTGCCTGGATGACTGGTGGACAGTTCAAGCCGGTCCCTCAGATTTTATTGGAATTGCCTCCTGCTGAGCAGAAGAAACTCTATGACGAAGCTGTTTGTATTATCAGGAGATTAGACTGGACTGATATTGCTCAGCTAACTAGTCTTGTAATGGGAAGTGCCAGTCTCCAGCAGCAGTTGACAGCAGTGCTGATAAATTATCTCTCCAAAGAGCTAAGCGCAGAGATACAGTATGGAGAATAA